The Plasmodium relictum strain SGS1 genome assembly, chromosome: 9 genome window below encodes:
- the PPM2 gene encoding protein phosphatase PPM2, putative: MGAYLSSPKTNKESCDGGNLEVDPSRFGLSCMQGWRKNMEDSHICYNNLKLKEIEEDISIYGVFDGHGGPNVSKWISYNFRRIFLKCIKEANEELIKKNLDKSKNYKLKLIKLTLEKTFLKLDEEMLLTENQEKLKKYSVPTQENEEESDTRENYIYSILNDIMSKNISIKAIERDGKRCLQVVYNKDGNPVGEEGNTDPSSLSSCEENNLSEDNNKSAQLFDNLDQELRDEKYDEVDNKENEKENKKNEDNDMIKKDDANSDAITTNDNGGRMKEEKEEETNKDTKENKNSEENKEDIHNSKINGENKDKEIKLSNMVKVEENTDNNNGVSNLNEEKNVILPTGTNEENKNKLIDDNKENYDCMDNEETNSINTKRLKKDIGSDYSNNEKDNKEEEKSKNKENDKIELGKSELTYDNLKCMEESSEVKSYLNEIDNNNNNNNTNGNISYEENLTKLYERSSSSSDEGIYDEAVTNVIDNNISNSTDNNNEGEDCNGIYSSEELRLFENYYSNDYEDNIAYSCGSTALVAVILKGYLIVANAGDSRAIVCFNGNSLGMSTDHKPHLQSEEARIKKAGGYIANGRVDGNLNLTRAIGDLHYKRDPFLPQKDQKISAFPEITCVTLTPEDEFLFLACDGIWDCKEGQDIVCFVKTRLEKFEEIPDDAVVDNGDNNENTDNSSNENGKVKDTENNLNKDENSNNQKSEQDDETQIKNLNDDTDKDKNNNILYQDENKNDISQEENKNENEEDKYDSAPVIERKKFEKFNKLSQICEELCDECLSNNYKENDGIGCDNMTCLLVQYNPLYKMQTEKKFLNIDEIE, from the coding sequence ATGGGGGCTTATTTATCATCACcaaaaacaaataaagaaTCTTGTGATGGGGGAAATTTAGAAGTAGACCCAAGTAGATTTGGGTTATCATGTATGCAAGGTTGGAGAAAAAATATGGAGGATAGTCATATTTgctataataatttaaaattgaaAGAAATAGAAGAAGATATTTCTATATACGGAGTATTTGATGGGCATGGTGGACCAAACGTATCAAAATGgatttcttataattttcgtagaatttttttaaaatgtataaaaGAGGCAAATGAAGaattgataaaaaagaatttggataaatcaaaaaattataaactaAAACTTATTAAACTAACTCTtgaaaaaacttttttaaaacttgACGAAGAAATGTTATTAACAGAAAATCaagaaaagttaaaaaaatatagtgtTCCTACtcaagaaaatgaagaagagtCAGATACAAGAgaaaattacatatattccattttaaatgatatcatgtcaaaaaatattagtaTTAAAGCTATTGAAAGAGATGGAAAGAGATGCTTACAAGTTGTTTATAATAAAGATGGGAACCCTGTAGGAGAGGAAGGGAATACGGATCCCTCTTCTTTATCATCTTGTGAAGAAAACAATCTTTCcgaagataataataaatcagCACAATTATTTGACAATTTAGATCAAGAATTAAGAGATGAAAAGTATGATGAAGTAGATAATAAGGAGAatgaaaaggaaaataaaaaaaatgaagataatgATATGATAAAGAAAGATGATGCAAATTCTGATGCTATAACTACAAATGATAATGGTGGAAGAatgaaagaagaaaaagaagaggaAACAAATAAGGATactaaagaaaataaaaattcagaagaaaataaagaagatatacataatagtaaaataaatgGAGAAAACaaagataaagaaataaaattatccAACATGGTAAAAGTAGAAGAAAATacagataataataatgggGTATCGAATTTAAATGaggaaaaaaatgtaatactACCAACAGGaacaaatgaagaaaataaaaataaactaatagatgataataaagaaaattatgattGTATGGATAATGAGGAAACTAATTcaataaatacaaaaagattaaaaaaggATATAGGTAGTGATTATTCTAATAATGAAAAGGATAATAAAGAGGaagaaaaatcaaaaaataaagaaaatgataaaatagaatTGGGAAAATCAGAATTAACATATGATAATTTGAAATGTATGGAGGAATCTTCAGAAGTAAAAAGTTATCTCAATGaaattgataataataataataacaataacaCAAATGGAAATATAAGTtatgaagaaaatttaacAAAGCTATATGAAAGAAGTAGTAGTAGTAGTGATGAAGGAATATATGATGAAGCAGTAACAAATGTGATTGATAATAACATAAGTAACAGTACTGATAATAATAACGAAGGAGAAGATTGCAATGGAATATACTCTTCTGAAGAGCTACGTTTATTTGAAAACTATTATTCAAATGATTATGAAGATAATATAGCTTATAGTTGTGGATCAACCGCCTTAGTAGCAGTTATATTAAAGGGATATTTAATTGTAGCTAATGCAGGGGATTCAAGAGCAATAGTTTGCTTTAATGGGAATTCGTTAGGTATGTCCACTGATCACAAACCACATTTGCAATCAGAAGAAGCGAGAATTAAAAAGGCTGGTGGCTATATAGCTAATGGAAGAGTAGATggaaatttaaatttaactaGAGCTATTGGAGATTTGCATTATAAAAGAGATCCTTTCTTACCTCAAAAGGATCAAAAAATTTCAGCTTTCCCTGAAATTACCTGTGTTACTTTAACTCCTGAagatgaatttttatttcttgcATGTGATGGAATTTGGGATTGCAAAGAAGGACAAGATATTGTTTGTTTTGTTAAAACAAGACTAGAAAAATTTGAGGAAATTCCCGATGATGCTGTTGTTGATAATGGggataataatgaaaatactGATAATAGTTCTAATGAAAATGGAAAAGTGAAGGATactgaaaataatttaaataaagatgaaaattcaaataatCAAAAAAGTGAACAAGATGATGAAACGCagattaaaaatttaaatgatgacACTGATaaggataaaaataataatatattatatcaagatgaaaataaaaatgacaTATCTCAGGAAGAAAATAagaatgaaaatgaagaagataaATATGATTCTGCACCAGTtatagaaagaaaaaaatttgaaaaatttaacAAATTATCACAAATATGTGAAGAATTGTGTGATGAATGTTTATCTAACAactataaagaaaatgatggCATTGGCTGTGATAATATGACTTGCTTATTAGTTCAATATAATCCACTTTATAAAATGCAAAcagaaaagaaatttttaaacaTTGATGAAATTGAATAA
- a CDS encoding beta-catenin-like protein 1, putative produces MNMEYSDEEIDIEEILKQAENVECIDESNIKKLAGVLKKKKKKNEQDRIEYPDNPEKWVNSEVDLDEILVNTKNLSVCTNLYKSMIDSGIFEDIIDLLNHQNTDIVIEVIEIIKEITNPSNVYELEKEVCDAMIEYLNKKKLNHFIINVLEKINEEESEEYYNAMSSIFNIFENIFELENNLQNDLLTNSKLLFFLLKRISTEIKSEDSNSLYASEILVLLILRINQFAQNVYDDFYYSVTIFNSLLKYISKYKEKDPSNLHKKEILLNCFQALGNLLLLNKNKKVFESTIGLELMLKLLSERKFLCFPALKIFALVLNDKDSCNKFIELNGLKYLFCLFMLRNIKKNKINLFEFEENIITIISNLTLYCTSTYLSRVLNKFGEKKCEKIIRLLELRQKYSDIITNEKKKKNLLVNENLKKMNIQIDDDCRKNLEYMELCDKGYLIYHLIDVIIIALFFMNNSYICNNILIHLYTRNVNIQSLYENILDFLDCLDDDELKEKLRKMLTFFLKSSKESNLFV; encoded by the exons ATGAATATGGAATACAGTGATGAAGAGATTGACATAGAGGAAATACTAAAACAAGCTGAGAAT gtTGAATGTATTGATgaaagtaatataaaaaaattagcaggtgttttaaaaaaaaaaaaaaaaaaaaatgaacagGACAGAATTGAATATCCAGATAATCCTGAGAAATGGGTAAATAGTGAAGTTGATTTAGATGAAATACTagtaaatacaaaaaatttaagtgTATGCACAAATTTATACAAAAGTATGATAGATTCAGGTATTTTTGAAGAtataattgatttattaaatcatCAGAATACTGACATTGTTATTGAAGTTATtgaaattattaaagaaataacTAACCCATCAAATGTATATGAACTAGAAAAAGAAGTGTGTGATGCAATGATCGAatatttaaacaaaaaaaaattaaatcattttattataaatgttttagaaaaaataaatgaagaagaaagtGAAGAATATTATAACGCTATgtcttctatttttaatatatttgaaaacATTTTtgaattagaaaataatCTACAAAATGATTTGTTAACCAattcaaaattattattttttttattaaaaagaattagTACTGAGATAAAAAGTGAAGATTCTAATTCCTTATATGCTAGTGAAATTTTAGTGCTTCTTATTTTAAGAATAAATCAATTTGCTCAAAATGTTTACGatgatttttattattctgtTACAATCTTTAATtcacttttaaaatatatttctaaatataaagaaaaagatccTTCAAACttacataaaaaagaaattttgcTTAATTGTTTTCAAGCATTAGGGAACTTGTTActtttaaataagaataaaaaggTTTTTGAAAGTACTATAGGATTAGAATTAATGTTAAAGTTATTAAGTGAAAggaaatttttatgttttccTGCTTTAAAAATCTTTGCACTTGTACTTAATGATAAAGATTCATGTAACAAATTCATAGAATTAAATGGTTTGAAATAtttgttttgtttatttatgttaagaaatataaaaaaaaataaaattaacttATTTGAgtttgaagaaaatataattacaaTTATATCTAATTTAACTTTATATTGCACAAGTACATATCTTAGCAGAGTTCTTAATAAATTTGGtgaaaaaaaatgtgaaaaaattattcgtTTGTTAGAATTAAGACAAAAATATAGTGATATTAtaacaaatgaaaaaaaaaaaaaaaatttattagtaAATGagaacttaaaaaaaatgaatattcaAATTGATGATGATTGCAGAAAAAATCTTGAATATATGGAATTATGTGATAAAGGATATTTGATATATCATTTAATTGATGTAATTATAATAgcacttttttttatgaacaattcatatatttgtaataatatacttattcATTTGTATACTAGAAATGTAAATATACAAtctttatatgaaaatatactag attTCCTTGATTGTTTAGATGATgatgaattaaaagaaaagttAAGAAAAATGTTaacatttttcttaaaatcaTCAAAAGAATCGAATTTATTTGTCTAA
- a CDS encoding RNA-binding protein, putative → MNSKFYEMHNSYDHMHDDYLNYPNFKKYIDENNNNNNFEESRKYIHREITKTLNSNSIKIHRVSNEGFTQNNKSSKNMDKQTKKKFMHNNVDDTDIKRNKNINNYTNLKSNNNSISPVHKGGGIKKELAKNIMNNTNKRNSDINNERINRIREPMYEKKNLLKYELFSEVNKNIFLEKSDKKNKSIENFIFTNEEKLNNTRNINQQYELQKNNNNEITEEFNPNIHNFKEVNNTKRKINNFTLTKIEDKKKEKDNICFFSKKSFENEQKENYNSCDNFKNKNISYNVINNNNMCNYDSNFNIKSFQKKILYDRNVNSQNSRISNDPSKYKKYNNLKDNFFMNNNQRDFSSNCNILKNKSEVLLRTDLDEKIYANNIMYDDYFTIENLEKCDEKKEFFKREEYNNIKNDKIIGFNYHKNFNNSKILLNNKKLVDSKYNFDKRKNVNFIEKNNLNKNNFNREYVNENNINELSLQEMRSGFSDMRKEYFQNDLDKNENNMYNEKLKDKFSENDTRLLSNNIHFIPHICDNNISNNPNIQIEQNENKALMNCYLSEKNLYNQNKNDACISDNFTMNSNVGDLSDILNNNGYLDDSFKFEYLEMGTNDMDLESKENNSNNLNQVEKKEEYVIKLFFGNLAPITTEKDMHNLFSNFGKCDSLIILKDRRSKSRGSGFVTFYNMQEAVNAIKCLNNKIILSGAHKPLEVRFPENKEEKKLRTKLLNAAKWKGKKIAPSGCLPISTEDILNQTPLSMNIPSNFTFLNQNDSYFFSENDNASYDNKDIINYDSSNINNFNCSEEFSELYKTTSETTVDTLNTDYFNKMDENKMNRYNSYKYMQENLSEDMNMHLMHKKYDSFLPNFLIDSIAGKGNSFETMGTIKHTYVDAENKTLLSNFTTEINGTNSLSEMKYEPINNTNDNNINTNCNSIKNYKDDQNSYFFNFCNNSDKEKKENFNSFYSYLDKKNNFHDTQDVCEREFYDPSKKKTIVKNVLDEIDNDINDIIVKYGTINNNNDNDNNTCDNSKGYNNFNIHYLGFNLSHLIKTNEDDLLKNQNLSNTNSCNDELYNNDKKINDSENDDQEDELYKLKTTNSQSSVNLIEEHNKHLEINDNLSDEMLKNLISLYTKNKSSIFTSHMFSYLNNVLCEINNALEIFSKFNVKTSIKNTNKNKKLNNEKQFT, encoded by the coding sequence ATGAATAGTAAGTTTTATGAAATGCACAACTCATATGATCATATGCATGatgattatttaaattatcctaattttaaaaaatatattgatgaaaataataataataataattttgaagaatctagaaaatatatacatagaGAAATAACAAAAACTCTGAATTCAAATTCTATAAAAATCCATAGAGTTTCAAATGAAGGATTTacacaaaataataaatccTCTAAAAATATGGATAAGCAaactaaaaagaaatttatgcACAATAATGTTGATGATACTGATATAAAAcgcaataaaaatattaacaatTATACTAACTTAAAAAGTAATAACAATTCAATATCACCTGTACATAAAGGCGGAGGTATTAAGAAAGAATTAGccaaaaatattatgaacAACACAAATAAAAGGAATAGTGATATAAACAATGAACGAATAAATAGAATAAGAGAACCAatgtatgaaaaaaaaaatttattaaaatatgaacTATTTTCagaagtaaataaaaacatctTTCTTGAAAAAAGcgataagaaaaataaaagtatcgaaaatttcatttttactaATGAGGAAAAGTTAAATAATACTAGGAATATTAATCAACAATATGAATtgcaaaaaaataacaataatgaGATTACTGAAGAATTTAATCCAAATATTCATAACTTTAAGGAAGTGAATAACACAAAAAGGaagataaataattttaccCTGACTAAAATAgaggataaaaaaaaggaaaaggataatatatgttttttcaGTAAGAAATCCTTTGAAAATGagcaaaaagaaaattataattcctgtgataactttaaaaataaaaatatttcttataatgtaattaataataataatatgtgTAATTATGATAGTAATTTTAACATTAAAagtttccaaaaaaaaatcctTTATGATAGAAATGTAAATTCCCAAAACAGTAGAATATCAAATGATCctagtaaatataaaaagtataacaACTTAAaggataatttttttatgaataataatCAAAGAGATTTTTCTTCAAATTGcaacatattaaaaaataagtcAGAAGTTTTATTGAGAACTGACCTagatgaaaaaatttatgcTAATAATATAATGTATGATGATTATTTTACTAttgaaaatttagaaaaatgtGATGAGAAAAaggaattttttaaaagagaagaatataataatataaaaaatgacaAAATTATAGGATTTaattatcataaaaattttaataatagtaaaatattattgaataataaaaaattagttgACTCTAAGTATAATTTTGATAAGagaaaaaatgttaattttattgaaaaaaataacttaaataaaaataattttaacagGGAATAcgtaaatgaaaataatatcaaCGAACTCTCTTTGCAAGAAATGAGAAGTGGATTTAGTGATATGagaaaagaatattttcaaaatgatttagataaaaatgaaaataatatgtacaatgaaaaattaaaagataaattttcTGAAAATGATACAAGATTATTAAGtaataatattcattttattccTCATATATGCGATAATAATATCAGCAACAACCCGAATATACAAATAGAACAAAACGAAAATAAAGCCTTAATGAATTGTTATTTgtcagaaaaaaatttatataatcaaaataaaaatgacgCATGTATTTCTGACAACTTTACAATGAATAGTAATGTTGGAGATTTAAGTGATATATTGAATAACAATGGATATCTTGAtgattcatttaaatttgaaTACTTAGAAATGGGAACTAATGATATGGATTTAGAAtctaaagaaaataatagcAATAACTTAAATcaagtagaaaaaaaagaggaatatgtaataaaattattttttggaAATTTAGCACCTATAACTACAGAAAAAGATATGCATAATTTATTTAGTAATTTTGGGAAATGTGattctttaataattttgaaaGATAGAAGAAGTAAGTCAAGGGGTTCTGGTTTTGttactttttataatatgCAAGAAGCTGTAAATGCTATTAAATGTctgaataataaaattatattatcagGCGCTCATAAACCTTTAGAAGTTAGATTTCctgaaaataaagaagaaaaaaaattaaggaCTAAATTGTTAAATGCAGCTAAATGGAAAGGGAAAAAAATTGCTCCTAGTGGGTGCTTACCAATAAGTACAGAAGATATATTAAATCAAACTCCATTAAGCATGAATATCCCAagtaattttacttttttaaatcaaaacgactcttattttttttcagagAATGATAATGCTTCATAtgataataaagatataattaattatgaCTCCTCaaacataaataattttaattgcTCAGAAGAGTTCTctgaattatataaaacaaCTAGCGAAACAACAGTAGACACATTAAACACAGattattttaacaaaatGGATGAGAACAAAATGAATAGATATAAttcttataaatatatgcaaGAGAACTTATCTGAAGATATGAATATGCATTTAatgcataaaaaatatgatagtTTTTTaccaaattttttaattgataGTATAGCAGGAAAAGGAAATTCATTTGAAACAATGGGAACAATTAAACATACTTATGTAGATGCAGAAAATAAAACTCTTTTAAGTAATTTTACTACTGAAATAAATGGAACAAATAGCCTATCTGAAATGAAATATGAACCAATAAACAATactaatgataataatataaacacAAATTGCaattctattaaaaattataaggaTGATCAAAATTCctacttttttaatttttgtaacAACTCAgataaagagaaaaaagaaaattttaactcTTTTTACTCATATTTAGacaagaaaaataattttcatgaTACACAGGATGTATGTGAACGCGAATTTTATGACccaagtaaaaaaaaaactatcgTAAAAAACGTTTTAGATGAGATAGATAATGATATTAATGATATTATTGTCAAATATGGAAccattaataataataatgataatgataataatacttGCGATAATTCGAAGggatataataattttaatatacacTATTTAGGTTTCAATTTATCccatttaataaaaacaaatgaagatgatttattaaaaaatcaaaatttgAGTAATACAAACTCTTGTAATGATGAATTATATAACAatgacaaaaaaattaatgattcTGAAAATGATGATCAAGAAgatgaattatataaattaaaaactaCTAATTCTCAATCTTCAGTAAATCTTATAGAAGAACATAATAAACATTTAGAGATAAATGACAATTTAAGCGAtgaaatgttaaaaaatcTAATTAGCCtctatacaaaaaataaatcttcCATTTTTACATCACATATGTTtagttatttaaataatgttttatgtgaaataaataatgcaCTGGAAATATTTAGCAAATTTAATGTTAAAACGTCCATAAAAAATacgaataaaaataagaaactaaataatgaaaaacaaTTTACGTGA